One window from the genome of Enterococcus haemoperoxidus ATCC BAA-382 encodes:
- a CDS encoding glucose-6-phosphate isomerase, which yields MSHIQFDYSNLAPFVADHELEYMQAQVTAVDKALREGTGAGSDFTGWIDLPENYDKDEFARIKKAAEKIQSDSEILVVIGIGGSYLGARAAIEFLHHSFNNLLPADERKTPQIFFAGNSISSTYLADLINVIGDRDFSVNVISKSGTTTEPAIAFRVFKELLIKKYGKEEANKRIYATTDRAKGAVKVEADAEGWETFVIPDDVGGRFTVLTPVGLLPIAVSGGDIDALMTGANDARKEYAATTDLNKNQAYQYAALRNILYRKGKTTEMLINYEPGMHYFSEWWKQLFGESEGKDQKGIFPAAADFSTDLHSMGQYVQDGMRNLFETVVKVDTPRHVLSIPELAEDLDGLGYLQGKEIDFVNTKAFEGTLLAHTDGGVPNMIVKIPAMDAYSMGYVMYFFEIAVGISGYLNGVNPFDQEGVEAYKKNMFALLGKPGFEDLAKELNARL from the coding sequence ATGTCACACATTCAATTTGATTATTCCAATTTGGCACCATTTGTTGCTGATCATGAATTGGAATACATGCAGGCACAAGTGACTGCAGTCGACAAAGCATTAAGAGAAGGAACTGGAGCTGGAAGTGATTTTACTGGTTGGATCGATTTACCAGAAAATTATGATAAAGATGAATTTGCCCGCATTAAAAAAGCGGCTGAAAAAATCCAATCTGATTCAGAAATATTAGTTGTAATTGGTATTGGTGGTTCTTACTTAGGTGCGAGAGCAGCGATTGAATTTTTACATCATTCATTTAATAACTTATTACCAGCAGACGAAAGAAAAACACCGCAAATTTTCTTTGCTGGAAATAGTATCAGCTCAACTTATTTAGCTGATTTAATCAATGTTATTGGTGATCGTGACTTCTCAGTAAATGTGATCTCTAAATCAGGTACGACAACTGAACCTGCAATTGCATTTAGAGTATTTAAAGAATTATTGATTAAAAAATATGGCAAAGAAGAAGCAAATAAACGTATTTATGCTACAACTGACCGTGCTAAAGGCGCCGTTAAAGTGGAAGCAGATGCTGAAGGTTGGGAAACATTTGTGATTCCTGATGATGTTGGCGGACGTTTCACAGTCCTAACTCCAGTTGGTTTATTACCGATCGCTGTTAGCGGTGGCGATATCGATGCTTTAATGACGGGTGCGAATGACGCGCGTAAAGAGTATGCTGCAACAACTGATTTAAACAAAAATCAAGCATACCAATATGCTGCATTAAGAAATATTTTATACCGTAAAGGTAAGACAACAGAAATGTTGATCAACTATGAACCAGGAATGCATTACTTCTCTGAGTGGTGGAAACAACTATTTGGTGAATCAGAAGGAAAAGATCAAAAAGGTATTTTCCCAGCGGCAGCTGACTTTTCTACTGACTTACACTCAATGGGACAATACGTTCAAGATGGTATGCGTAACTTGTTTGAAACAGTCGTTAAAGTTGACACTCCGCGTCATGTTTTGTCTATTCCTGAACTTGCTGAAGATTTAGATGGATTGGGCTATTTACAAGGGAAAGAAATTGACTTTGTAAATACAAAAGCTTTTGAAGGTACTTTGCTTGCTCATACAGATGGTGGTGTACCAAATATGATCGTGAAAATTCCTGCAATGGATGCTTATTCAATGGGTTATGTTATGTACTTCTTTGAAATCGCTGTTGGAATTTCTGGATATTTAAATGGCGTGAACCCATTTGACCAAGAAGGTGTGGAAGCATACAAAAAGAACATGTTTGCCCTACTTGGCAAACCTGGTTTTGAAGACTTAGCAAAAGAATTAAATGCACGTCTATGA
- the gdhA gene encoding NADP-specific glutamate dehydrogenase, whose product MEAKQYVEEIQKKIHENDRGQVEYLQAVDEFLPTVEVFLKENPAFIEANILGVLIEPERILQFRVPWQDDKGNWQVNRGYRVQYNSAIGPYKGGLRFHPSVNLSVMKFLAFEQIFKNSLTGLPIGGGKGGSDFDPKGKSDAEVMRFCQSFMTELQKHIGPSTDVPAGDIGVGAREIGYLFGMYKRLRNYDAGVLTGKPLGYWGSEARTEATGYGCVYFVKHLLNDSNDSFKGKKVVVSGSGNVSIYAMEKAKELGATVLTCSDSTGFIYDPKGIDVELVKELKEKNRERISKYVETHSDATYYDGQSVWDFEVAYDIALPCATQNEINEKQAELLVKNGGKVVAEGANMPCTLEAVAVLDKAGVLYCPGKAANAGGVAVSALEMSQNSERLSWSFEKVDGMLDDIMKNIYETCRDTANKYDAANNFVLGANIAGFEKVARAMLSQGLV is encoded by the coding sequence ATGGAAGCAAAACAGTACGTGGAAGAGATTCAAAAGAAGATTCATGAAAATGATCGGGGGCAAGTAGAATACTTGCAAGCTGTCGACGAATTTTTACCAACGGTTGAAGTATTTTTGAAAGAAAATCCTGCATTCATTGAAGCCAATATTTTAGGAGTCCTGATTGAACCAGAAAGAATCTTACAATTTAGAGTACCGTGGCAAGATGACAAAGGCAACTGGCAAGTCAATCGTGGTTATCGAGTGCAGTATAACTCTGCAATTGGTCCTTATAAAGGTGGCCTGCGTTTTCATCCTAGCGTGAACTTAAGTGTGATGAAATTTTTAGCGTTTGAGCAAATATTTAAAAACAGCCTAACCGGTTTGCCAATTGGTGGGGGAAAAGGCGGAAGTGACTTTGATCCTAAAGGTAAATCAGATGCTGAAGTGATGCGCTTTTGTCAAAGTTTCATGACAGAGTTACAAAAACATATTGGACCAAGCACAGATGTGCCAGCTGGAGATATCGGTGTAGGTGCAAGAGAGATCGGCTACTTATTCGGTATGTATAAGCGTTTGAGAAATTATGATGCAGGTGTTCTAACTGGTAAACCTTTAGGTTATTGGGGTAGCGAGGCTAGAACTGAAGCTACTGGATATGGCTGTGTTTACTTCGTTAAACATCTCTTGAATGACTCAAATGACTCATTCAAAGGAAAAAAAGTTGTTGTTTCAGGTAGCGGCAATGTATCGATTTATGCAATGGAAAAGGCGAAAGAATTGGGTGCAACGGTTCTAACTTGTTCTGATTCAACTGGGTTTATTTACGACCCGAAAGGTATCGATGTTGAATTAGTTAAAGAATTAAAAGAGAAAAATCGTGAACGTATTTCTAAATATGTAGAAACTCATTCAGATGCTACGTATTATGATGGTCAATCCGTTTGGGATTTTGAAGTTGCTTACGATATCGCTTTACCATGTGCCACTCAAAATGAGATCAATGAAAAACAAGCTGAACTTTTAGTGAAAAATGGTGGAAAAGTCGTTGCTGAAGGAGCTAATATGCCTTGTACTTTAGAAGCAGTAGCGGTACTTGACAAAGCTGGTGTATTATATTGTCCAGGAAAAGCGGCAAATGCTGGTGGAGTGGCGGTTTCTGCGTTAGAAATGAGCCAAAACTCTGAGCGATTATCTTGGTCATTTGAAAAAGTCGATGGTATGTTGGATGATATTATGAAAAATATTTATGAAACATGTCGTGATACAGCAAATAAATATGATGCTGCGAACAATTTTGTCTTAGGAGCAAATATTGCAGGATTTGAAAAAGTTGCGCGAGCTATGCTAAGCCAAGGGTTGGTCTAG
- a CDS encoding NAD(P)/FAD-dependent oxidoreductase — protein sequence MKLFDVIVVGAGTSGMMAAIAAAKAGSNTLLIEKNKRVGKKLLMTGGGRCNVTNNRPADEIIAHIPGNGKFLYSAFSQFNNYDIMEFFESNGTHLKEEDHGRMFPVTDRSKTIVETLFNQLEQLGVTIYTEAKVEKVLHKDEQVIGVALEHEKIYAPCVILTTGGRTYPSTGSTGDGYKLAKRLGHTISPLYATESPIISNDDFITEKTLQGLSLQDVALSVLNSKGKVIVTHQMDLLFTHFGVSGPAALRCSSFINQELVKNEQKSVTLQLDIFPQKTAFDLKKEIKRRLFDQPEKSLKNALKNLVAERLLDFVLNETSLSDCQSKQVSEQQIDALVQHLKSFEINATKTLPIEKSFVTGGGISLKEIQPKTMESKIVNGLFFAGELLDINGYTGGYNVTAAFVTGHVAGTHAASVADYTYLPIIDQE from the coding sequence ATGAAATTATTTGATGTTATTGTCGTCGGAGCAGGTACTAGCGGTATGATGGCAGCGATTGCCGCAGCGAAAGCGGGAAGTAATACCTTATTAATAGAAAAAAATAAACGCGTAGGTAAAAAACTTTTGATGACAGGTGGTGGTCGTTGTAATGTGACGAATAATCGTCCTGCAGATGAAATCATTGCGCATATACCAGGAAATGGAAAGTTTTTATATAGCGCCTTTTCACAGTTTAATAATTACGATATCATGGAGTTTTTTGAATCGAATGGAACTCATCTAAAAGAAGAAGATCACGGACGAATGTTTCCTGTGACCGACCGCTCAAAAACAATTGTCGAAACTTTATTCAATCAATTGGAACAACTTGGCGTAACGATATATACAGAAGCAAAAGTTGAAAAGGTACTACATAAGGATGAACAAGTCATCGGAGTCGCTTTAGAGCACGAAAAAATATATGCACCTTGTGTCATTTTGACAACTGGTGGACGTACCTATCCTTCCACAGGATCGACAGGTGACGGCTATAAACTTGCTAAACGATTAGGTCATACTATTAGCCCTTTATATGCAACTGAGTCTCCAATCATTTCTAATGACGATTTTATTACAGAAAAAACGTTACAAGGCCTTTCCTTACAGGACGTTGCACTTTCAGTTTTAAATAGTAAAGGGAAAGTAATTGTAACGCATCAGATGGATCTCCTTTTTACCCACTTTGGCGTTTCGGGTCCAGCTGCTTTGAGGTGTTCAAGTTTTATTAATCAAGAATTAGTTAAAAATGAGCAAAAATCAGTTACTTTACAACTGGATATCTTTCCTCAAAAAACAGCATTTGACCTAAAAAAAGAAATAAAGAGAAGACTTTTTGATCAACCCGAAAAATCACTAAAAAATGCTTTGAAAAATCTTGTTGCTGAACGTTTGTTAGATTTTGTCTTAAACGAAACCTCCCTTTCAGACTGTCAATCAAAACAAGTTTCGGAACAACAAATTGATGCTTTAGTCCAACACTTAAAGTCTTTTGAAATAAATGCAACAAAAACACTTCCCATAGAAAAGTCTTTTGTAACAGGTGGTGGAATTTCATTGAAAGAAATCCAACCCAAAACAATGGAAAGCAAAATAGTTAATGGTTTATTCTTTGCAGGAGAGTTACTTGATATCAATGGCTATACCGGTGGATACAATGTTACTGCAGCTTTTGTCACTGGACATGTTGCAGGAACTCATGCCGCTAGCGTAGCCGACTATACTTATTTGCCAATTATAGATCAAGAATAA
- a CDS encoding response regulator transcription factor — translation MYKIGYFSLRTPQNNYYKTLDLDQQCSLELMDKICFDDLGELDILIIEESKELNFTNICEGLLEIRKISDIYILILADEDQMVFTSRMVYLKLGADGIFTEEADEMDLIVKNILKRLKKETVKKRENKSSFEIIPEKSCVLVNKNQEVDLTRQEFIALTILYKNMNQTVTYEDIYKGVWSKSSSGVQKNRVCNLVSHVRKKFADVKNSPVQVKTIRSIGYILDTSFSEKEV, via the coding sequence ATGTACAAGATAGGTTATTTTTCATTAAGAACACCTCAAAATAACTACTATAAAACATTGGATTTAGATCAGCAATGCTCACTTGAATTAATGGATAAGATTTGTTTCGATGATTTAGGTGAACTAGATATTCTTATAATAGAAGAAAGCAAAGAACTTAATTTTACAAACATATGTGAAGGACTGTTAGAAATAAGAAAAATCTCTGATATTTACATTCTTATTCTTGCAGATGAGGATCAAATGGTTTTTACTTCCCGTATGGTTTATTTAAAATTAGGAGCAGATGGTATTTTCACTGAAGAAGCAGATGAGATGGACTTGATTGTGAAAAATATTTTGAAGCGTTTAAAAAAAGAAACAGTTAAAAAACGTGAAAATAAATCTTCTTTCGAAATAATACCAGAGAAATCATGTGTATTAGTCAATAAAAATCAAGAAGTTGATTTGACAAGACAAGAATTTATCGCATTGACGATTTTGTATAAAAATATGAACCAAACTGTTACGTATGAAGACATTTACAAAGGTGTTTGGTCTAAAAGTAGTAGTGGAGTTCAAAAAAATCGAGTATGTAATTTAGTTTCTCATGTGAGAAAGAAATTCGCTGATGTAAAAAATTCGCCCGTTCAAGTGAAAACAATACGTTCGATTGGTTATATTTTAGATACTTCTTTTTCAGAAAAAGAAGTATAA
- a CDS encoding DUF916 and DUF3324 domain-containing protein → MYKRIISLLFLIIMIGGAPIKASAEEGKMNFSVTAVIPENQIDKTKTYFDLRMKPGQVQELEVLMNNPLDEEVTVENHANTAITNDNGIVDYSNSDPKLDKTLKAPFSVISELEKEITIPAKSSKTLKVKVTMPDEELDGIVLGGLHFTEKENKTKEEQNSSGVQIKNRFAFAIGVSIRENDNVVKPDFKLGKIQPSQVNYRNVLKANIQNTKPMIIQDMKVDVRVTKKGKDENLFEQSNPGVRMAPNSNFDFGISWANQEFKPGKYTLHMKVNSAGEDWKWSKDFEIDKKEAEKLNEQAVELEVDHTKWYIIAGVGGAVLLIIITFVLSQYISKKRRQKRRKLKAQASKKNKKKSIAKKGDKKRNNKKK, encoded by the coding sequence ATGTATAAGCGAATAATCTCACTTTTATTTTTGATTATAATGATAGGGGGGGCTCCCATAAAAGCTTCTGCGGAAGAAGGAAAAATGAATTTTTCTGTGACAGCAGTTATCCCTGAAAATCAAATTGACAAAACAAAAACTTATTTTGATTTAAGAATGAAACCAGGTCAAGTTCAAGAATTAGAAGTTCTAATGAACAATCCTTTAGACGAAGAAGTGACAGTAGAAAATCATGCCAATACAGCTATTACTAACGATAATGGGATTGTGGATTATAGCAACTCAGATCCCAAGTTAGACAAAACGCTAAAAGCACCGTTTTCAGTAATCTCTGAATTAGAAAAAGAAATAACGATTCCAGCCAAAAGTTCAAAAACATTAAAGGTTAAGGTAACTATGCCTGATGAAGAATTAGACGGTATCGTATTGGGTGGACTTCATTTTACTGAAAAAGAAAATAAAACAAAAGAAGAGCAGAATAGTTCGGGAGTACAAATCAAGAACCGTTTTGCATTTGCTATTGGTGTATCAATTAGAGAAAATGATAATGTAGTTAAACCAGATTTTAAATTAGGAAAGATTCAACCCTCTCAGGTCAATTATAGAAATGTTTTAAAGGCCAATATTCAAAATACGAAGCCTATGATTATACAAGATATGAAAGTTGATGTGCGTGTCACTAAAAAAGGTAAGGACGAAAACTTATTTGAGCAGAGTAACCCTGGAGTACGAATGGCGCCTAATTCAAATTTTGATTTTGGTATTAGTTGGGCCAATCAAGAGTTTAAACCAGGAAAGTATACATTGCATATGAAAGTGAATAGTGCAGGAGAAGACTGGAAATGGTCTAAAGATTTTGAAATCGATAAAAAAGAAGCCGAAAAATTGAATGAACAAGCAGTTGAATTGGAAGTTGACCATACAAAATGGTACATTATCGCCGGTGTAGGTGGTGCAGTATTATTAATAATCATTACCTTTGTATTAAGTCAGTATATCAGTAAAAAAAGACGGCAAAAAAGAAGAAAATTAAAAGCTCAAGCTAGTAAGAAAAATAAAAAAAAATCTATAGCTAAAAAGGGCGATAAGAAGCGTAATAATAAAAAGAAATAG
- a CDS encoding Ig-like domain-containing protein, with translation MKKKKYSFLIATVLLSSLVIFVALNIETKVVLKAEEQPRGINNQTRAETEPPEITDQTILSKYDLLNKGKWQGFVNTVFSSKWIVSTDWNGVNNNAIVSGIATATVKPSSLRLERISTQYNIQKAHVRSTFPTIPGHYYQLSTEMQGERASKSTYALNWVSNTDVDNPVSVFPTYKDIKDRSNNIIEVRHIVKATTKEMAVTFTVDQETINNAVNYRKLSVVDLSQGIPESNEGLEDLFTDKTHTELKLSATQAKIDKVKKSIETILNATTKKELSTELAKAQALLDKITMSLTIPTELVNDPKNELSHTIKGKTYPNSFIHFSGSSAFPVGTLSSEVADDSKKYQIRADGEGNFSYSLPEGTYFKWNEKVTVTSMLRGKTTSQTRQVKDDVPPEKPKLNTIKDQAGTISGAAETGTTVTMYDKSDDTVFLTGTVGTDGQFSLVIPEVKKPLVPYKTYYVTATDAAGNISVASDDQVVADTTAPKAEAVKQALTLGEKLPAIDKMLTNITDNAGTADLTIKLTKTPDLSKTGYKTAEITLTDKAKNSLVVVVPITVKDKLTAMDSNNLLKADDFSALTIDLPETAAEQKAFILKHGAVEAWDLGKGELINDKLVYNQGSLKKEPGVYSITVKIGSLTRVFKVTLLEGSLAFEQTMDTLTFGTQTIASKEQFVPSEKKLSLSINDTRFKLNKWRLLAKVAHPLKTKDGLTSASRLIYRSYEAGKVVDKKLNELNTPMYEPSKLNNGLIQVDFTKEKGKEVMLNVIPGSVQSGKEYSTQIVWTLENAP, from the coding sequence ATGAAAAAGAAAAAATATTCTTTCCTTATAGCAACAGTTTTACTAAGTAGTCTAGTGATTTTTGTTGCTCTTAATATAGAAACAAAGGTCGTTTTGAAAGCTGAAGAACAACCTAGAGGAATCAACAATCAAACTAGAGCCGAGACAGAACCGCCTGAAATAACTGATCAAACGATTCTTTCGAAATACGATTTGTTAAATAAAGGTAAGTGGCAAGGTTTCGTCAATACTGTTTTTAGTTCTAAATGGATCGTGAGTACGGATTGGAATGGCGTGAACAATAACGCCATTGTGTCAGGTATCGCAACTGCTACTGTTAAGCCTTCTTCTTTAAGGTTAGAGAGAATAAGTACTCAATATAACATTCAAAAGGCCCACGTAAGGAGCACCTTTCCAACAATTCCAGGACATTATTATCAACTTTCTACAGAGATGCAGGGTGAGAGAGCTAGTAAATCAACTTATGCATTAAATTGGGTATCAAATACAGATGTAGATAATCCCGTTTCCGTTTTTCCAACCTATAAGGATATTAAGGATCGGTCAAATAATATTATTGAGGTTAGACACATCGTTAAGGCCACAACAAAAGAAATGGCCGTTACTTTTACTGTAGATCAAGAGACTATTAATAATGCTGTTAACTATCGGAAGTTATCGGTTGTAGATTTGAGCCAAGGAATTCCAGAATCAAATGAAGGGCTTGAAGACTTGTTCACAGATAAGACACATACAGAATTAAAATTATCGGCGACACAAGCGAAAATTGATAAAGTAAAAAAATCGATTGAAACGATTCTTAATGCAACGACTAAAAAGGAACTATCGACGGAACTTGCTAAAGCCCAAGCATTGCTAGACAAAATCACAATGAGCTTGACCATTCCAACTGAATTAGTCAATGATCCGAAAAACGAACTAAGTCATACCATTAAAGGGAAAACCTATCCTAATTCCTTTATCCACTTTTCGGGAAGCAGTGCCTTTCCAGTAGGAACCTTAAGCTCAGAAGTTGCGGATGATTCAAAAAAATATCAGATACGAGCAGACGGGGAAGGAAACTTCAGTTACTCACTGCCAGAAGGAACGTATTTTAAATGGAATGAGAAGGTCACGGTGACCAGTATGCTAAGAGGGAAAACCACTTCTCAAACACGACAAGTGAAAGATGACGTACCACCAGAGAAACCGAAGCTGAATACAATCAAAGACCAAGCGGGAACGATCTCTGGCGCAGCGGAGACAGGCACTACGGTCACGATGTATGATAAATCGGATGACACTGTATTCCTAACAGGAACAGTCGGAACGGATGGTCAGTTTTCATTGGTTATACCGGAAGTTAAAAAACCGCTGGTTCCTTATAAAACGTATTACGTTACCGCAACCGATGCTGCTGGAAATATCAGTGTTGCCTCGGATGACCAAGTTGTAGCAGATACCACAGCCCCTAAAGCAGAAGCGGTGAAACAAGCGTTAACGTTGGGGGAAAAGCTGCCAGCCATAGATAAAATGCTTACAAACATTACAGATAACGCTGGAACGGCCGACTTAACCATCAAATTAACCAAAACTCCTGATCTTTCTAAAACAGGATATAAGACAGCTGAGATCACATTGACCGATAAAGCAAAAAATTCACTCGTTGTCGTTGTGCCGATCACAGTAAAAGATAAATTAACGGCGATGGATAGTAATAACCTACTGAAAGCCGATGATTTTTCAGCCTTAACGATTGATTTACCGGAAACGGCGGCAGAACAAAAGGCGTTTATTTTAAAACATGGCGCGGTCGAGGCTTGGGACTTAGGGAAAGGTGAACTGATCAACGACAAACTTGTCTATAATCAAGGAAGTTTAAAAAAAGAACCAGGCGTGTATTCGATCACGGTTAAGATTGGAAGTTTGACAAGAGTATTTAAAGTAACGCTCCTAGAGGGAAGTTTGGCATTTGAACAAACAATGGACACATTAACGTTTGGCACTCAAACAATTGCATCGAAAGAACAGTTTGTCCCTTCAGAAAAGAAGTTGAGCCTGTCTATAAATGATACTCGGTTTAAACTGAACAAATGGCGTTTATTGGCAAAGGTGGCTCATCCGTTGAAGACGAAAGACGGTCTGACTTCAGCTAGTAGATTAATCTATCGCTCGTATGAAGCGGGTAAAGTTGTGGATAAGAAACTAAACGAGCTAAATACACCAATGTATGAACCAAGTAAGTTAAACAATGGTCTCATTCAAGTAGACTTTACGAAAGAGAAAGGCAAAGAAGTGATGTTGAATGTCATTCCTGGTAGTGTTCAATCAGGTAAAGAATACTCCACTCAAATAGTATGGACACTCGAGAATGCGCCATAA
- a CDS encoding Ig-like domain-containing protein — translation MKKKKYSFFIVTVLLSSLVILVTLKIEMKSVLKAEEKNSEINSQTRAETEPPEITDQTILLKYDLLNKGKWQAFVNSIFDYNWSEKKEWNGVDKKDIVSGVAKAAIQPSSLSLERGGSQYFILKAHVTCTFPTIPGHYYQLSTEMQGENADTSTYALNWVSNTDINNPVSVFPTYKDIKNHSNEIIDVRHIVKATTKEMAVTFTADSESTRNAVNYRKLSVVDLNQGITESNEGLEDLFTDKTHTKLKLSATQAKIDKVKKSIETIVNATTQTELSTELTKAQALLDKITMSLTIPTELVNDPKNELSHTIKGKTYPNSFVHFSGSSAFPAGILSSEVADDSKKYQIRADEEGNFSYSLPEGKYFKWNEKVTVTSMLRGKTTSQTRQVKDDVPPEKPKLNTIKDQAGTISGESEADATVTMYDKSDDTVFLTGTAGADGQFSLVVPEAKKPLVPYKTYYVTATDAAGNVSDASDDQVVVDTTAPKAEAVKQALTLGDKLPAIDKMLTNISDNAGTADLTMELTKTPDLSKTGYKTAEITLTDKAKNSLVVVVPITVKDKLTAMDSNNLLKADDFSALAIDLPETAAEQKAFILKHGVVEAWDLGKGELINDKLVYNQGSLKKEPGVYSITVTIGSLTRVFKVTLLEGSLAFDQTMDTLTFGTQTIASKEQFVPSKKKLSLSINDTRFKLNKWRLLAKVAQPLKTKDGLTSASSLIYRSYEAGKVVDKKLNELNTPMYEPSKLNNGVIQVDFTKEKSKEVMLNVLPGSVQSDKEYSTQIVWTLENGP, via the coding sequence ATGAAAAAGAAAAAATATTCTTTCTTTATAGTAACAGTTTTACTAAGTAGTCTTGTGATTCTTGTTACTCTTAAGATAGAAATGAAGTCTGTTTTGAAAGCAGAAGAAAAGAATAGTGAAATAAACAGTCAAACTAGAGCCGAGACAGAACCGCCTGAAATAACTGATCAAACGATTCTTTTGAAATATGATTTGTTAAATAAAGGTAAGTGGCAAGCTTTCGTCAATAGTATTTTTGATTATAATTGGTCCGAGAAGAAGGAGTGGAATGGCGTGGACAAAAAAGATATTGTATCAGGTGTCGCAAAAGCCGCTATTCAGCCTTCTTCTTTAAGTCTAGAGAGAGGAGGTTCTCAATACTTCATTCTAAAGGCCCACGTAACGTGCACTTTTCCAACAATTCCAGGACATTATTATCAACTTTCTACAGAGATGCAGGGTGAAAACGCTGATACATCAACTTATGCATTAAATTGGGTATCAAATACAGATATAAATAATCCCGTTTCCGTTTTTCCAACCTATAAGGATATTAAGAATCACTCTAATGAGATTATTGACGTTAGACACATCGTTAAGGCCACAACAAAAGAAATGGCTGTTACTTTTACTGCAGATTCAGAGAGTACCCGTAATGCTGTTAACTATCGGAAGTTATCGGTTGTAGATTTGAATCAAGGAATAACAGAATCAAATGAAGGTCTTGAAGACTTGTTCACAGATAAGACACATACAAAATTAAAATTATCGGCGACACAAGCGAAAATTGATAAAGTAAAAAAATCGATTGAGACGATCGTCAATGCAACGACCCAAACGGAACTATCGACGGAACTTACCAAAGCTCAAGCATTGCTGGACAAAATCACAATGAGCTTGACCATACCAACTGAATTAGTCAATGATCCGAAAAATGAACTAAGTCATACCATTAAAGGAAAGACCTATCCCAATTCCTTTGTCCATTTTTCTGGAAGCAGTGCCTTTCCAGCAGGAATCTTAAGCTCGGAAGTAGCGGATGATTCAAAAAAATACCAGATACGAGCGGATGAGGAAGGTAATTTTAGTTACTCACTACCTGAAGGAAAGTATTTTAAGTGGAATGAGAAGGTCACGGTGACTAGTATGTTACGAGGGAAAACCACTTCTCAAACACGACAAGTGAAAGATGACGTACCACCAGAGAAACCGAAGCTGAATACAATCAAAGACCAAGCGGGAACGATTTCTGGTGAGTCAGAAGCGGACGCTACGGTCACGATGTATGATAAATCGGATGACACTGTATTCCTAACAGGAACAGCCGGAGCGGATGGTCAATTTTCATTGGTTGTACCAGAAGCTAAAAAGCCGTTGGTTCCGTACAAAACGTATTATGTTACCGCAACCGATGCCGCAGGGAATGTCAGTGATGCCTCGGATGACCAAGTTGTAGTAGATACCACAGCCCCTAAAGCAGAAGCGGTGAAACAAGCGTTAACGCTGGGCGATAAGTTGCCAGCCATAGATAAAATGCTTACAAACATTTCAGATAACGCTGGAACGGCTGATTTAACGATGGAACTAACGAAAACTCCTGATCTTTCTAAGACAGGATATAAGACAGCTGAAATCACATTGACTGATAAAGCAAAAAATTCACTCGTTGTTGTTGTGCCGATTACAGTAAAAGATAAATTAACGGCGATGGATAGTAACAACTTACTGAAAGCCGATGATTTTTCAGCCTTAGCGATTGATTTACCGGAAACGGCGGCAGAACAAAAGGCGTTTATTTTAAAACATGGCGTGGTCGAGGCTTGGGACTTAGGAAAAGGTGAACTGATCAACGACAAACTTGTCTATAATCAAGGAAGTTTAAAAAAAGAACCTGGTGTGTATTCGATCACGGTTACGATTGGAAGTTTGACAAGAGTATTTAAAGTAACGCTGCTAGAGGGAAGTTTGGCGTTTGATCAAACAATGGACACATTAACATTTGGCACTCAAACAATTGCATCGAAAGAACAGTTTGTCCCTTCAAAAAAGAAGTTGAGCCTGTCTATAAATGACACTCGATTTAAACTGAATAAATGGCGTTTATTGGCAAAGGTGGCTCAGCCGTTGAAGACGAAAGACGGTCTGACTTCAGCTAGTAGTTTAATCTATCGCTCGTATGAAGCGGGTAAAGTTGTAGATAAGAAATTAAACGAGTTAAATACACCAATGTATGAACCAAGTAAGTTAAACAATGGTGTCATTCAAGTAGACTTTACGAAAGAGAAAAGCAAAGAAGTGATGTTGAATGTCCTTCCTGGAAGTGTTCAATCTGATAAAGAATACTCCACTCAAATAGTATGGACACTTGAGAATGGGCCATAA